The Candidatus Limnocylindrales bacterium genome has a segment encoding these proteins:
- a CDS encoding homoserine O-acetyltransferase, with product MTDQGSVGIVKTQTCTLVQPPETFVLENRAELSPITVAYETYGTLNATRDNAILVIHSLTGDAHAAGRYSEEDKYPGWWDPIIGPGKPFDTSKYFVICCNNLGGCRGTTGPASINPKTGKPYGMSFPIITMGDMVEVQKKLIDYLGVKSLVAVAGGSSAGMKVLEWGLRYSHMVRSIIPIATGYCVTPQGIAFHKVAQEAIMADPNWNHGDYYGKQAPKKGLAIARMIGHITYLSDHSMWEKFGRRHLNPEKMKHDLTSPFDVERYLEYQGEKFVQRFDANCYLYLLRAMDLYDASEGYSSLEESFKRITCKSLVISFAGDWLFPPYRSEELVRALRANGSYVEYYNINSLYGHDAFLLEYHKFGPLIRRFLARVTGEEEQDIEGLREYEIAPSEGLLT from the coding sequence ATGACCGATCAAGGTTCTGTCGGAATTGTAAAAACCCAGACCTGTACCCTTGTCCAACCGCCAGAAACGTTCGTTTTAGAGAACCGTGCAGAATTGAGTCCTATCACGGTAGCCTATGAAACTTATGGGACTCTAAACGCTACCCGAGATAATGCCATCCTGGTGATTCACTCCCTGACCGGAGATGCCCATGCTGCTGGAAGATATTCAGAAGAGGATAAATATCCCGGCTGGTGGGATCCCATTATCGGACCTGGAAAACCCTTCGATACCAGTAAGTACTTTGTTATCTGCTGCAATAATCTGGGAGGTTGTAGAGGTACCACAGGTCCGGCTTCCATTAACCCAAAAACCGGAAAACCCTATGGAATGTCCTTTCCTATTATTACCATGGGAGACATGGTAGAGGTTCAAAAGAAGTTGATCGATTACCTGGGAGTGAAGAGTTTAGTGGCAGTAGCAGGGGGATCTTCGGCCGGGATGAAGGTTCTGGAATGGGGACTCCGCTATTCCCATATGGTCCGTTCTATTATTCCCATTGCTACTGGCTATTGTGTCACCCCTCAGGGTATCGCCTTTCATAAGGTTGCCCAGGAGGCCATCATGGCAGATCCAAACTGGAACCATGGAGATTATTACGGAAAACAAGCGCCCAAGAAAGGATTGGCTATCGCCAGAATGATCGGTCATATCACTTATCTCAGTGACCACTCCATGTGGGAAAAATTTGGCCGACGGCATCTAAACCCTGAAAAGATGAAACATGACCTGACCAGCCCTTTCGATGTGGAAAGATATTTGGAATACCAGGGTGAAAAGTTCGTTCAAAGATTCGATGCCAACTGCTACCTCTATTTATTGCGGGCTATGGACTTATACGATGCCTCAGAAGGATACAGTAGCCTGGAGGAATCCTTTAAGCGGATTACCTGTAAATCTCTGGTTATCTCCTTTGCCGGAGACTGGCTTTTTCCGCCCTACCGTTCTGAGGAGCTTGTACGTGCCCTGCGGGCCAATGGCTCCTATGTGGAATACTACAACATTAACTCACTTTACGGTCATGATGCGTTCCTCCTGGAGTACCATAAATTTGGTCCTCTGATTCGGCGGTTTTTGGCCAGGGTTACCGGAGAAGAAGAACAAGATATCGAGGGATTAAGAGAGTATGAAATAGCTCCCAGTGAAGGGCTTTTAACGTAA